A window of Deltaproteobacteria bacterium contains these coding sequences:
- a CDS encoding ABC transporter permease gives MMRALRVVRAQLRASVAVALQYRFEFAVEGALALLWMGVTLVPLVVVFGTRDSVAGWTFPEMLVVLGWFVALKGVLEGTLSPSLMQVVEHVRKGTLDFVLLKPADAQLLVSFSKIEPWRVTDFAGAAVIFAFAFQRIGHAPALMHVLLAAVMLCAAVMVLYSIAILVVAIAFIAVRVDNLLYLFQSVFDVARWPSTVFRGTLAVVFTFVLPLALMTTYPALALLGKLTLQTAVGALVGTLLFAGVARAIWISSIRRYTSASS, from the coding sequence ATGATGCGCGCGCTGCGCGTCGTGCGCGCCCAGCTTCGGGCCTCGGTCGCGGTGGCGCTGCAATACCGATTCGAGTTCGCCGTGGAAGGGGCGCTGGCGCTGCTCTGGATGGGAGTGACGCTGGTGCCGCTGGTCGTCGTATTCGGCACGCGCGACTCGGTCGCCGGCTGGACGTTTCCCGAGATGCTCGTCGTCCTCGGTTGGTTCGTCGCGCTGAAGGGAGTCCTGGAAGGGACGCTCAGCCCGTCGCTGATGCAGGTCGTCGAGCACGTGCGGAAGGGGACGCTCGACTTCGTGCTCCTCAAGCCCGCCGATGCGCAGCTCCTCGTCTCGTTCTCGAAGATCGAGCCATGGCGCGTGACGGACTTTGCTGGCGCGGCGGTAATCTTTGCCTTCGCCTTCCAGCGCATCGGCCACGCGCCGGCGCTGATGCACGTGCTGCTGGCGGCGGTGATGCTCTGCGCCGCGGTGATGGTGTTGTATTCGATCGCCATCCTGGTGGTGGCGATCGCCTTCATCGCCGTGCGCGTGGACAACCTCCTCTATCTCTTCCAGTCGGTGTTCGACGTCGCTCGCTGGCCCAGCACCGTGTTCCGCGGCACGCTCGCGGTGGTCTTCACTTTCGTGCTTCCGCTGGCGCTGATGACGACCTATCCGGCGCTGGCGCTGCTCGGCAAGCTGACGCTGCAGACTGCGGTCGGGGCGCTCGTCGGCACCCTGCTCTTCGCGGGGGTTGCCCGCGCGATCTGGATCTCCTCCATCCGGCGCTACACTTCGGCCAGCTCGTAA
- the hrpB gene encoding ATP-dependent helicase HrpB, producing MKEVLPIDAALPEVLEALERRSIVVLEAPPGAGKTTRVPPALLDRVQGEVVVLEPRRLAARMAARRVALELADPDLVGWQVRFEQSGSPRTRLWYVTEGILARRILADPTLRGVGAVVLDEFHERHLPGDLALALARRLLPRIKLIVMSATLEATSLAEHLEAEVVRSEGRRFPVEIEHLEMADDRRLPQQVGAAVRRLTTPGTAGDVLVFLPGAAEIRQASEACAELARHRDLLLTPLYGDLPATEQDRAVTPASRRKVILSTNVAETSITVPGVTSVVDSGLARIASHSPWSGLPALAVARISRASAAQRAGRAGRLGPGRALRLYTRHDFDSRPEHHPPEIERLDLAGTVLELCACGLEPESLPWLDPPPPAALELAKELLRRIGALDTRGQATDLGRACARLPLHPRLARLAVEAASRGYRRDGCTAAAMLNEREARRSATPAPTGPSDVLDLLDQRRSAHIEQARAQLLRLAPPDGPAASSRDEAIRISVLAGFPDRVAKRRGEEVLLASGGAAQLAPESAVREADLLVAVDAEERRTRGRSRVAVRIASAIEPEWLLDLHPDALREETELIWEPARERVEAASRLLYDRLVLEETRRRPSPEEAAAAARILLDHAAGTPDGAQLSRLKARIALAAGHCPESGIEPLSDARVRAVLEHEALRTASLRELREADLLGPLTPNGLDRLAPETVVLPGGRKVQIEYAEGQPPAVRSRMQDFFGLARGPSICNGRVPLTLHLLAPSGRAQQVTQDLAGFWERHYPAIRRELMRRYPKHAWPENGATASPPSVNRRP from the coding sequence GTGAAGGAAGTCCTCCCCATCGACGCCGCGCTGCCGGAAGTCCTCGAGGCACTGGAGCGACGCTCCATCGTGGTGCTCGAGGCGCCTCCCGGCGCCGGAAAGACGACGCGGGTTCCCCCCGCTCTGCTCGACCGGGTTCAGGGGGAAGTCGTCGTGTTGGAGCCGCGCCGGCTCGCAGCGCGCATGGCCGCGCGACGCGTCGCGCTCGAGCTCGCCGATCCCGATCTGGTCGGCTGGCAGGTCCGCTTCGAGCAGTCCGGCTCCCCGCGCACGCGCCTCTGGTACGTCACCGAGGGCATCCTCGCGCGTCGCATCCTCGCGGATCCCACGCTGCGAGGGGTGGGCGCGGTGGTGCTGGACGAATTCCACGAGCGACATCTCCCGGGCGATCTCGCGCTTGCGCTCGCCCGACGCTTGCTTCCGCGGATCAAGCTGATCGTCATGTCTGCCACGCTCGAAGCCACGTCCCTTGCGGAGCACCTGGAGGCCGAGGTCGTCCGCAGCGAGGGGCGGCGCTTCCCGGTGGAGATCGAGCATCTGGAAATGGCCGATGATCGGCGCCTTCCGCAACAGGTCGGCGCTGCCGTCCGCCGGTTGACGACTCCCGGAACCGCAGGCGACGTCCTCGTGTTCCTTCCCGGCGCCGCCGAGATCCGACAGGCCTCGGAAGCCTGCGCCGAGCTCGCGCGGCATCGAGATCTGCTGCTGACCCCGCTGTATGGCGATCTTCCTGCGACGGAACAGGATCGCGCCGTCACTCCCGCGTCCCGCCGCAAAGTGATCCTCAGCACGAACGTGGCGGAGACGAGCATCACCGTCCCGGGGGTGACGTCCGTCGTCGACAGCGGCCTGGCGCGAATCGCCTCGCATTCCCCGTGGTCGGGCCTTCCTGCGCTTGCCGTCGCCAGGATCAGCCGCGCTTCCGCCGCGCAGCGGGCAGGGCGCGCCGGGCGTCTCGGGCCGGGGCGCGCGCTACGCCTGTACACCCGGCACGACTTCGACTCGCGGCCCGAGCATCATCCTCCCGAGATCGAGCGCCTGGATCTCGCGGGTACGGTGCTGGAGCTTTGCGCCTGCGGGCTCGAGCCGGAGTCCCTTCCATGGCTCGATCCGCCGCCGCCTGCCGCGCTCGAGCTCGCGAAGGAGTTGCTGCGCCGCATCGGTGCGCTCGATACGCGCGGTCAGGCCACGGACCTGGGCCGCGCATGCGCCAGGTTGCCCCTGCATCCCCGGCTCGCGCGCCTCGCCGTCGAGGCTGCCAGCCGGGGATACCGGCGCGATGGGTGCACCGCAGCGGCGATGCTCAACGAACGCGAGGCGCGCCGGAGTGCTACCCCCGCTCCCACCGGCCCCTCGGACGTGCTCGATCTCCTCGACCAGCGGCGTTCTGCGCACATCGAACAGGCTCGCGCCCAGCTTCTGCGTCTCGCTCCGCCGGATGGACCAGCGGCGAGCTCGCGCGACGAGGCAATCAGGATATCGGTGCTCGCCGGATTTCCCGATCGCGTGGCCAAGCGCCGCGGCGAAGAGGTCCTGCTCGCTTCTGGAGGAGCAGCCCAGCTCGCGCCGGAGAGCGCTGTGCGGGAGGCAGATCTCCTGGTGGCGGTCGATGCGGAGGAGCGCCGTACGCGCGGCCGATCGCGCGTCGCCGTGCGGATCGCGAGCGCCATCGAACCGGAATGGCTCCTGGATCTGCACCCCGATGCGCTGCGCGAGGAGACCGAGCTCATCTGGGAGCCGGCGCGCGAGCGGGTGGAAGCGGCCTCGCGGCTCCTCTACGATCGGCTCGTCCTCGAGGAGACGCGGCGCCGGCCCAGCCCTGAAGAGGCCGCCGCTGCCGCCCGGATTCTGCTCGACCACGCCGCTGGAACCCCCGATGGAGCGCAGCTGTCGCGGCTCAAGGCTCGCATCGCGCTCGCCGCGGGTCATTGTCCCGAGTCCGGCATCGAGCCGCTGAGCGACGCAAGGGTCCGCGCCGTCCTCGAGCACGAGGCGCTCCGCACCGCTTCACTGCGGGAGCTGCGTGAAGCCGACCTCCTCGGGCCATTGACGCCCAACGGCCTCGACCGGCTTGCGCCCGAGACCGTCGTTCTTCCGGGCGGCCGCAAGGTGCAGATCGAGTACGCCGAAGGCCAGCCGCCGGCGGTGCGCTCGCGCATGCAGGACTTCTTCGGGCTCGCGCGGGGGCCGTCGATCTGCAACGGGCGCGTCCCACTGACGCTCCATCTGCTGGCGCCCAGCGGACGCGCCCAGCAGGTGACGCAGGACCTCGCCGGATTCTGGGAACGCCACTATCCGGCGATCCGCCGCGAGCTGATGCGCCGGTACCCGAAGCACGCCTGGCCCGAAAACGGTGCGACCGCCTCGCCACCTTCAGTGAATCGCCGCCCTTAA
- a CDS encoding metallophosphoesterase family protein: MRIGVISDTHGLVRPQVRVAFDGVDHILHAGDIGGEEVLAELGTIAEVTACAGNNDGWRCGPAGKTARISLGGLHFLLVHVRDDAAGELRRAPADVVVFGHSHKPADERSGGIWWFNPGSAGPRRFSLPVCVGLFEQVRGKWRARHVALQ; encoded by the coding sequence ATGCGCATCGGCGTCATCTCCGACACCCATGGTCTCGTGCGCCCGCAGGTCCGGGTCGCGTTCGACGGGGTCGATCACATCCTTCACGCCGGTGACATCGGCGGCGAGGAAGTGCTGGCGGAGCTCGGAACCATCGCCGAGGTGACGGCCTGCGCCGGCAACAACGACGGCTGGCGGTGCGGGCCCGCCGGGAAGACCGCGCGCATCTCGCTGGGCGGGCTCCACTTCCTGCTCGTTCACGTCCGCGACGACGCCGCGGGCGAGCTGCGCCGCGCGCCGGCAGACGTGGTCGTGTTCGGGCACAGCCACAAGCCCGCCGACGAGCGGAGCGGCGGCATCTGGTGGTTCAACCCCGGGAGCGCCGGGCCGCGGCGCTTCTCCCTGCCGGTCTGCGTCGGCCTCTTCGAGCAGGTGCGCGGAAAGTGGCGCGCGCGCCACGTCGCGCTTCAGTAA
- a CDS encoding DUF4147 domain-containing protein, protein MRQLLALYDEVVHALDARALARAAAAKAPRPGPGGRLAILGLGKVAAELYEGVRDGGEALLVVPKDAPAPARATVLRGSHPLPDADSLASGEALLAAAGALGRHDAALLLISGGGSALAEAPHADLSLEDVRAVNEALLNSGAPIEEMNCVRAHLSRLKGGGLARALHARGVTRARALVAVDVPIGGVRAVSSGPAIADSTTCADALALVRKYSLPGAAARVRETLKPGEPADFIEHEALCDLRSPAQEAARRRGLRMLDSPVHGEVEAFAEALGTERGFVCASGELEVRVPRNAPPGGRDQHLALLMARNLRGDGGAAFLAAGTDGRDGPTAAAGAMVDGFTWEEAERRGLHPARALAEFDAARVLGALGLLIPERHTGAHAGDLFLLRR, encoded by the coding sequence ATGCGGCAGCTCCTCGCCCTCTACGACGAGGTCGTCCACGCGCTCGACGCGCGCGCGCTCGCACGGGCAGCCGCAGCCAAGGCGCCGCGGCCGGGACCCGGGGGTCGTCTGGCTATCCTCGGGCTCGGCAAGGTCGCGGCCGAGCTGTACGAAGGCGTGCGGGACGGCGGCGAGGCGCTCCTCGTCGTTCCCAAGGATGCGCCGGCGCCCGCCCGAGCGACGGTACTTCGCGGGAGCCATCCTCTTCCCGACGCCGATTCGCTCGCTTCCGGCGAGGCGCTGCTCGCCGCGGCCGGCGCGCTGGGACGGCACGACGCAGCGCTCCTGCTCATTTCCGGAGGCGGTTCGGCTCTTGCGGAGGCGCCGCATGCCGACCTCTCGCTGGAGGACGTGCGGGCGGTGAACGAGGCGCTGCTCAACTCGGGTGCTCCCATCGAGGAGATGAACTGCGTCCGTGCGCACCTCTCCCGCTTGAAGGGGGGCGGGCTCGCCCGCGCCTTGCATGCCAGGGGCGTCACGCGGGCTCGAGCGCTGGTGGCAGTGGACGTGCCGATCGGCGGCGTTCGGGCGGTGTCCAGCGGCCCGGCGATCGCGGACTCGACCACCTGCGCCGATGCCCTCGCCCTCGTGCGCAAGTACTCGCTGCCCGGAGCGGCGGCGCGCGTGCGCGAGACACTCAAGCCCGGCGAGCCCGCCGACTTCATCGAGCACGAGGCGCTCTGCGATCTCCGCTCGCCGGCGCAGGAAGCGGCGCGGCGCCGGGGCCTGCGCATGCTGGACTCGCCGGTTCACGGCGAGGTCGAGGCATTCGCGGAGGCGCTGGGGACGGAGCGGGGGTTCGTCTGCGCCAGCGGGGAGCTGGAGGTTCGCGTCCCCCGGAACGCGCCGCCCGGCGGCCGCGACCAGCACCTGGCGCTGCTCATGGCGCGCAACCTGCGCGGCGACGGCGGAGCCGCTTTTCTCGCCGCAGGCACCGATGGCCGGGATGGACCGACGGCCGCCGCCGGCGCGATGGTCGATGGCTTCACCTGGGAGGAGGCGGAGCGCCGCGGACTTCATCCCGCGCGCGCCTTGGCGGAGTTCGACGCCGCGCGGGTGCTCGGCGCTCTCGGCCTACTGATTCCGGAACGCCACACGGGCGCCCACGCGGGCGACCTGTTCCTGCTGCGCCGTTGA